The DNA window CCTTCAGGTTCTACCACGAAATAGGCTTTTTCCCTTTAGAAATAAGATATTCATTAATTTTTGAAAAAGGCTTACTTCCAAAAAAACCTCTGTATACAGAGAAGGGTGAAGGATGCGCCGATTTTATAATAAAATGCTTAGCCGGATCAATGAGTTCGGCTTTTTTTTGTGCAAAAGCTCCCCATAATACAAAAACTACATTCTCCTTTTTATCGGAAATTTCTTTGATGATAAAATTGGTAAACTTCTCCCAACCAAGATCTTTATGTGAATTTGGAGAATGGGCACGAACAGTTAATGTTGCATTTAGCAGTAAAACACCTTGTCTTC is part of the Chryseobacterium lactis genome and encodes:
- a CDS encoding uracil-DNA glycosylase, whose protein sequence is MTWTEILAPIKSTEYFTTLWEKVKNEYATTKVFPPKNQIFRALELTSFDDVEVVIIGQDPYHNDYQANGLCFSVSEQVTAPPSLKNIFIELKDDLGIVRTSKELDDWGRQGVLLLNATLTVRAHSPNSHKDLGWEKFTNFIIKEISDKKENVVFVLWGAFAQKKAELIDPAKHFIIKSAHPSPFSVYRGFFGSKPFSKINEYLISKGKKPISW